The DNA region ATTATTGGACATGAAGATGAGAGGTCGGTTTTGAGGAATTTGTTTTTGAATGCTTCGTTTGATTTGTCTCTACGAATGATGGCGCCTAGGTGTTTAATGCATCGGGAGGGTGGGACATTCGAGGAATTACCTGCTCATGATCTTGCTATGCAATCCGATGCGGCGGTTGTTCTTGATCATGGAACCGATGTCTTCATTTGGTTGGTATGTATGCTAACTAAATTTATTGCATTAGGTTTTTTGAGTTGCTCGGGATCTTACCTTTCATTTGCTTTCGTTTTCTTTACCTAGCCGTGTAGTTCAAGTTGTAAGAGTCTGCGGGTATTGCTAATTTGTAGGTTATATTTGCTTGTGTATATGTTTATTCAGGGAGCTGAACTTTCGATACAAGAAGGAAAAAGTGCTGCAGCTTTGGCAGCTTGTAGAACATTGGCTGAAGAGATAACAGAAATGAGGTTTCCTGCTCCAAGGATATTAGCATTTAAagtatgaattattattattatttttaacgaaAAGGAATGAATAATAGTGATGTTTAAAAGTGCTTGATTGATTGATTGCGGTAACAGGAGGGTAGTTCACAGGCTCGATTTTTTGTACCTCGGTTGATACCAGCGCACAAAGATCCTCCTTATGAGCAGGTATCTAGATGGGAAATTCATAACATAATTCCATTTCATTCCAATATTCACATTGTATCCAAGTTTTGTTTGTTTCCAAACGTGTGATCTCACATGGATCTACATCCAGATGGGGGATATCTATCATGTTTCCAAATAGGCCTATAATGTCAATGGGAGGTTCGTGGAAAATGGCCAATGAATTTAGGGTAGAAAAAGAAACGAGAATGAGAAGAAACAAGGCCTATAATCTTTTAGAAGGGAAAATTCATATTCTAGTTATACTAGTTTATCACGATTCGTAGGATCACGATTTCTACTATGATCGATGCAATTTTAACCTCCATCATGGTTTTAATGGcattttcatttttctcaatGATTGCAGGAGGCAAGATTCCCACAACTCCGGGCATTGTCGACTGAGCAGAGGACCAAGTTGAAAAGTAGTTTTGTGCACTTCGATGAACCGAGTTTCTGCGAGTGGATGCGTGGCTTGAAAGTACTGCCACCAGAACCAATCTAATTTGGAAGAGGTAAAAAAGAAGTTGATGGATTTTGTCATGAAAACAGACATTTGATCTTTCACAATTTTCTGCTTCAAAGTGTTATAGAAGGAGAAAAGGAGGCAGGGACGGATTACTGAAAATGGATcattttttgagtttttgtgGGTTTTGTTTGTAGAACTCtctttgaaattcttaaatttttttaataccggAACTTAGAATAATGTTCAATATTTGCTTTCAATATGGATTCATATTGTATACTAAAGCATCCCTTGAAAACATGTTCTCTTTTACATTATaggatttgaagatttttatttttgtctgtTGTAAAAGATAGAATCCTTTTATTGATTGGTAGGTCAAGCCAATACATATACACACaatccttttattttattgtgttCTATACAATCCTTTTATTGATTGCTAAGATATGCTCTTTAAACCTATTTGGTTGAATAGGGCACATCATCTTATTGAATGAGTTGTCTTAAGTGTTGGCCATTCTCTATATGTTTTGTTTCATCCCGATGAACACGAGAATCTTGGTAATAGCTTTTGACTCTTCGTCGAGAgttatttgttttcattttattttaatttttttaatcaaaatttaaccCTTGAAGAGGTTAGTATTTCATTGTAGTGTAATCATCCATCCTCACTTCAATCAATAGTTTCTTTAGTTGATTTAGATGCTTTTGAATTGATGCAAGtggaattagaattaaaattttaatccattcttgaatttcaatttgattcttatatttgaaaatatcccagtaatataattcttaaaaataataaaatgatatttttatatatttacatttctatttattctatttattctataaattataaaattaataaaaaaatttaatagcAACTTTGAAATATGTTAGTTagattaacatatatttttcacattaagaaataatttaattaactcacaaaaaatattattaacagaatatatattaaagatgtAAACTTAgtgtcaaataaataaataaaattcacaataacagaaaaggaaaaaaaaatgttagaactGAAATTCCAAAGtaaaaaagaagttgaaattaGAAAACTACATAGAAagtataatttcattttttttatatattattgaagtGTTCAAAcatctattaaattaaaattgaagcAAAAATAGTCAAACATAACATTACTACAATCTTACCCTAGAAAAATAAGTAAGCATAACTGAAAATTATCATTTCATCCAAATGATATGAATGTGAATTTCATAAagctaaaggaaagaaaacaacAACAAAGCCTGAATCAAAAAGACTCTATAATCAAAACTGATGCAAAAACAGTCAatgaaataaacaaatttacCCATAAACTTGATTATCGTTTCTAGCTTACTGATACAGCAGACAAAAACTGAGAAACTTGGGCTGCAATTTCGTAAGAATCTTCAACACAGCGGCCTAAAGCCACACCAGATACATAATTCCCTCCAAGGAATACACCTTTCAGATCATGGTTATTTAAAGCAGCTTTTGCAGCTTCCAAGATATCAACATGCCCAACTAAGAACTGAGGTATGGCTTTTGGCCATACTCGGACACCCAAAACCAGAGGTTCTTTCGCATTAGGATTTATCAAAATCTTTCTCAGATCACGGTCAACAGATTCCACTAGTTGGCTTTCCGTCTGCAACACAAACatatttaatatcttatttgCAGAAGAAATAAAAGAGTGCTGTTTGTGACATGTAATGTAGAGCAAAAGAAAGTCCGGAAACAAGGCTGCAAAATATAAACTAGATattcaacatttttattttattatggcGGTGTCACAGTTTATcacttaatataaataattaagtgcttttttttaattaagttcatttgataattattgtttaaaatcACACAATTAACTAGATTCAGttcaaattaaactaaaaatcgGGCTTGATTTGTTAAGTTATAAACTTAACTAGGTAACTGTAAGGGTAAAATATCTCTTATCCACATTAGTTCTAGATTTTATGCAATCAACTTACATGTCATCtacttaaaatttagatattttcatttgaGACTTAACTCATTTTGTACTTAAAATTCGGTATTCAACACGTAATTTTCCAGTTCTATCAAATGCACTCTAAAGAAAGCTTAAGAACGGGCCAATGAAAAAACCTTGTATTGTTTTTCCATACCTCTTGATACTAACATATGTTAGATACCCCATAAATCAAAATCTGTCCCAAAACATATTTTCTTTCCTTCTGGTCCCAAATAGAATCTGAAAAGAGTGATTATTTTACCTTGGACAAAATTCCAGGATTTGTGGCCCCTCCAATGTAGTTCAAGAGCAGAATCCTTCCTGGTGGTGCTCTGTTAGGGAAGAGTGATGAGCTGTATATGGTTCCTGCAAGGCCAAAATCATCTTAAACCCCAACTACCAAAAACAGGATATACATCAATAGTTACAAATCTGTGACTCTAATCAACTTCCTTATGATGCATACATGTATGACTCTGTCCATTGAGCTTTTAAAAATCGCACACAAGCAAGAGGTTTGTGGCGGAGAAGTAATGAACTGCCAAGAGGAAACTCCCAAAGACAACAAAACTTTGAGAATTGAGTAGGAAAACCACATGCACAGCGAAGGGAAACTCATTTCGGTGAGACCCTCGTCTTCACATTTGGTAGAGATGATGATGAGGATACCATTAGTTTGGTTTAAAGGATTATTGAAGAGCGTGATCAGTACATAGAGAAATTGGAAGCAAAAGTCGCTCAATCGAAATATGAGAAAGAGTTGCAAAGACTTCAAAGTGACATCAACTATGAAGGTCGACGAACAAAAGGAGCAAGGCTCGAGGCTACTAAGCACAGCTCCAGGTTTATCTGATCTCATGCGAGAATCTAGACTTGGAGGAATAACCTTTATGTTGTCTCTTGTGTTTATCTCAAGTCTTTTATGTCTTATTACTATTTGATTTACTTGTGATAAACGATGTTAAGCTTGTTTCGTAATGGTTTGAACTTAACAATTGTAGATATGACTAATCAATGAGAAAatctaactttaaaaaaaaagacaatgaAGCTCTCCATCCATGGTTATGTTAACCACGGGAAAATGTGGTAGGAAACCAACTTAAAAATTCTGATACCATGTCAAAAACCAGGGAGATACAGTGATGGGAGAGTCCTCACTTTTAAGAAGAATACAACCATGGTGATGCCCTCGGGAACAAAATGCAACCATTTTGGCTTGTGAAAACCAACTATGGACAAATAAACTAACTAGACTATCACCAACGGCTACGTCAGTCATTTGTGGAGACAGTGGAAGAAGCCCTTAAGTTGTAACAAATAGCTTTGATAAAATGTAGGATCTTAACATGGAGTTCCCAAATCGAGTCACGGTCTTTCATTGTGGCAAATAAATCTAGTATGGAGAACTAAGAACAATGTGAGTATGAAAGGGTACTGAGAGAGGAGGTGAGAGTGCATGAAGGGCTGAAAGAGTGTAGATGTGTGGGCCAAGAAGTAAAACCACATTCATATGTAAGAAGCGTAGGATAGAAAGGGGATTTGCAATTATGTCGAGTGAAACATGGGAAATTTTGGGTGTTGCTTCTATAGCAAGAAGCTTCGGGTCAAGTTTGTAAAGAATCATGATGAGGCTTTTGAATTAAACATCGATCTCCACTCTAAGATGCAACTGTGCATATTAATCACTACTTAATGAGTTAAATATCTCAAGTCAACATGTTCTGAAATTCTCATAGTATAATATTCATGTTTGATTGTGTTGTATTGTAAGAGAGCCTGCATTAGTGTGATTTACTAGGTCATGTATCATAACAGTTAGAAAATCATTTCTTCCACTCAGTAAATTTTTAGAAGCCATACCTAAGGTTTCAACCCCTTGGCTCCGAGGATGCAACTGACCAAAGCCCTTGAGTTCACCATCTATCAAACATTCAGTACGAATTGCCTCCTTTGGGTACGAAATTGACACCGCAGCAACTGGTGGATAATAGAACTTTGATAGTGCATCTGCTGCAGCAGCCTTTGAACAAGAGATGTAAAGGTTTAACTTAGTAAAATACAACATCTCAACCACTCTAAAGAGGTttttgcattaaacatattccaacttttcttattctctttcttcttcattagATCAACTTTAACATCTCAAAACTGCTTGaggtttgatttttttcaatttataagaGGTAGGTATCACTGTTCACAGTAACATCTTCTAGGTCTATGATTACATAATTGTCAAGCATGAGAAAAGAAACACTAAATTGAGTAACTAAGCAGTTTTCGTATGCCTTCTCATTGGTGCACAGATTTCACAAACAGACATTTTATGCATGTATTCAGCAATTGGCCCTAATTGGAAGCTGATGATCGCTTCAACTACTGATTTTGATCTTACATTAACATAAACAGTCATTTATATCAACATTCGGTCTTAGCTCTAGTGTTACATCataataggctcaaagtttttTATCTAGAGGGAAGAAGTAAACATGTGGATAAGAAAAAAGGGTTAACCAGATGTCCCGTTACTCTAATTGCTGGTCCGATACCAATAAGCATACCAGGATGTGATAGATTAATTAGTAAGTCCTGGAACGAAATTAGTATAATGTGCTCTCTGGATAACATAACAAATTTGACAGTATTCATACTTAAACCTTCCAAATTTTATTAGCTGCAAGACATTGTTCAGGATGCTAATAACTCTCATAGTTCAAAAAGAAATGGCTGGTTAGTGCCTTGATTCCTCAAAAATGATTAACCAggaaacaatttaataaaaagcaGACCTTGATTAGAAGCTTTCTAAGTcagaaatattaataaactGAAACTAGATGATGTGGTTGCAAAACACGCATTACCaaaatgttcatatttttaGTATCTTATTGACTACAAAACCTTgtcattttcatatttatagAATTTACCTTTTTAGGAGACGGTTATTAGGTTAGATGTTGGGTGATTTGTTATCTAACTTTAATCATGTTGATCATGATCcggaaaaataaaattgttatgttggcagaaaaatcaaaatgatcCTAAAAATAATCTGATCATTATccagaaaaaaaaatctctaatccaaattaaacaaaaaattacagTTTAATCTGGATcgatgtaaaaaataatttgtatgcccaacaaaacaacaaaaatcaaattataatcaaGATCATCAAGAAAAAATCTTATgccaaacaataataataataatcccgGTGATCTTATAGATCGTGATTGCGAGAAAATACTAGTTTCCAAATAAGCTCGTTATCTTATTGGAGACTTCATCTAGTGATTAAGTTAgaatctctatatataaatgCCTACGCATCATTGAATTTCAGCATTTAAGGAATGAGTTGAGCTTTCTCAGCTATGGGATTCTTTTAGTAATGAGTTTATCCCATCATCTAtactttctttctcttttttaatatcatcataTTCATCTGAAATTAGTATATCATATCTACACAGCAGAAACACACAGCACTACAAGATATAACATACTGAAAGAGGTTGAATCAAATTGCTGGCAACATAAGATGGTACTGCCATCACAACACTTCTGCTCAGGAGAGACACCGATCCTTCAGGTGTTTCATATGTCAAACTGTACTTGTGATTATTCAACTTAACGATGCTAGAAAGCTTCCAAGACAGTTTGACTTTGTCATTCAAcctgaaatatttatatacataaaaacaATAAGATCACAGCagatctgaaaacaaaaggtatttagtaaattaatagCAAAATGTTGATCAGAATTACAGCTCAGCAAACATTCTCAAGAATGGTCCATTAATTTTGTTTCTAGATGGGAGTCAGCTGTTTATCCCTTCTTCTGGCAGTTAGTCATTTTAGGCAATGTccttcatttttcttttgatgAAGACCAATTGTTCTTAAGTGTTGGACATTTTAAGAGCCTTAATTACATAAGCTAGCAATCATTTTCAGAAACAATGGCTTTTCTATAGAACTGATCCTCCAGCCTTTTCACCAATCCTACAAAGTTTACACCTCTTTGGTTCTTctctatttatatttgtaaatcgAACATTTATTCCCTGTTTCAGGATTActgttaataatataacatgAGATACCTTTTGAATATTGCATTGGGCAACATTGATAACCCTTTTCTGAAGGATCCAACTGTTTGCCCCTTTATTTTGGGTAGACGCCTGCAGTATAGCTTTGGTAAGAAAAGTAGTGATTATCTTCATATAGTGGGAAAAGGGTAGATGTAGTACGTGTCTCGAGGAATCTTTGGAGCATTGCTTTTCTTCTGGATTGTATTAAAGACGCCACCAATTATACTACCACCATTCTGCTCTAGCTTCCATACTTTTCCAAATGCTGCTTTCATACTCAGTTTTGAGGGGTCCCCTGCATACACACCTGCATAAAGCAATAATTTAGTTAGGCAAGCATCAACttgtttcaaatatttattgGTCGTTTGGACACCTTTTTTGGCAGTGGCTTATAAAACATAACTCAGTGAATGTTGAAGTTGTTTAGATAGACTCGTGGTGAATGCAATTACTTTTAGTTTAAGTTAAAGTTTGTATTTAAAGAGTCACAAATTGTGACTGCAATGCAAATAATGAGCAAAAGAAATAGGAAATGGAAAGAAAAGAAGGGAGAGTGGAAAAAAGCCTGTAATAAACTATCCCACAAATATATATGCACCTCAAACTCCTTCCTCACAATCTACTTGTTCATTTACCTCCTCTTGTAGTGTTTCCGTTTAGCTTCCAatgctaatattatttttgcaaATGAGCATATATGTCAATGAGTCAATCCTAATTCTCATAAAACAAAAATCGTGATTGCTTAAAATTTGTGGAAGAAGTGGCTTATAAGCCAACACGGTTTATAAGCCCAAAGAAACCTATCATTATGTAGGATAATACAAGATTTTCGACAACCCTGTTCAGAAAAGAGATGGATGGAAAACATGAAAATATCGGGCTaaataaaacatcaaattgGGACTTGCACCAGAAAAATCAAAGGGTAATATTAAGTGAATCAATCATGTATCATGGAACTTAGCAAACAAGCCTGGCATTTCATATGATTCCTCCAAAATCAACAGTAGAAGCAATAACATAGCATAAAGGATCTGATCATTTCCCTATTCAATTTTTCAGTCAATtgtcataaaatatttattttctacgtCACAATACATTTTGAAACAAAGGCAACGCCTGTGTTGATAGAACAATGTTTGACAACAAGATTTGTTCCATGCACTTCATATAACACACAAAGAGATGATGTGGTACAAGCCAGTCCATAACACATGTGTTGTTTTTTAATGTTAGACATGAAATGTGTTGaacgttttttttctttatgtttGAACTGTGAAGTTAAGGACATGtccttaatttctttttttctcttgttcttctttttaatgaaatgactgTTATTTTCTCCAAAATAAAACACTAGGAGAGTGAATTAAACATACACTCTGCTAACAGTTTGATTACCAGAACAAAATGGTTCTATCAAGCGTTCAAAAACTTCATCACCAAGGTTGCGACGAACAAACTCTTCAACAGATTCCTCGTGATCCTGTCAACATTCTCAAAATATAAGCTTGCCAAACGTCCAACTCAGATAAAACATGTCAATTCTGGTGGTTTGAggtgaaaattttcaaacttggaTCAAGATTGATATCAATAGTAATGAAAATATTCAAACCGGGACTAAGAATTAACAACAGCCATGCTAGCAAGTTGATAAATCTCTAAACAGAAACCAAACTTCTTCAACCAAGAAGCCAATACATTCATGATCAAAATTACTGCATGTTTAGATGATTAGCATCAGTAGTTGAAAACTTAAAGTTATATACAActatttcttatatattaatcaagagtgactaaatcatatataaagGACTAAATGAAAGGAAAGTAGCTTTTTCATTTGGCATAAGTAAACGATGAAAAGATCCATACTAATTGCCAAATTCAAAATACTTGTATTAGTTTTAGTTGTTAGCTTAAATGAATGTTTTACCGCTCAAACCATAACTGATTGATGCACAAGCACACTATATTTTGGTTCTGTTGATCgctttaaacattattttttatcagAATGTTATTCTGAAAGGattgattattttcttattgAGATCATGAGTCTTCAAAGTgtaaccattattattattgtaattttctTAAGTAACAAATGAAAGTTGGAGGCAGTAGGGAGAGGGAACAAGTACAAACAGGAGGACTAGGTCGAAAGCCAAGAGCACCAAAGCCAGCCCGAAGTTTCCCACCAAAACTCATCAAATCAAACAAAGGAAGATCAGTTGGTTTTGATGGAACTGGTTTTAGTTTACCATCCCAGAACACAAATCGTGGAGCATTAGGATCCCCCAACACTAAATCGTCTTTCAAGCCGCTATCCACCTACAAAATATTAGATTCAACTATACAATAAACAAAAGTGAAGCAGGAATTCAGCAACAAAAATGTCAACCCAATATGAAAAGCGTAAAAAAACACACTCACCACCATGGTTAACATAGAATCAGAAGGCTGAAAACTGTTAGGACCTTCTTCCCACATAAACCCATCTTTCTCCACTGTAATAATATTCCCCCCAACTCGTGCATTTGCCTCTGTTAACAGAAAATTTGGAGCGGTTCCAGCGTGCTTGGTCGCGAGAGCTTGGGCAATGCAAAGACCACTGATTCCTCCACCGACGATAACACAGTCCAGCACCGATTGACCGTTATCACTGAGTTGGGCACCGAAATTGGAAGAGGAAATGGAAGAATCTTCGGCGATCGAGCATCGAGGTTTCCGTGGGCGAAAATGTCCGTTCCAAAGAAGGGAAATTGGAAGATTGGTGAAAGAGGTGGGACTGTAGAAAGAGGAAGAGCGAATGTTAGCAGGAAGGAAGACGCGGTTGGTGGTGGAATGAGTGCATGGATAAGTATTGAAGTATGAAATAGAAACACTCGTCGCCATTGTtgctgtttcttcttcttcttcttcttgttcgaATTGGGGGTTTGAAATGCTTTTCAATGGTAAAGCTCAACCATTGACCTTCATTTATTATCTGATTAATCCAACtgactaaattatatataaataaaaattgaaacttGGCACCAGGGTTTTGAAATTCTAGTTGCAGAAACAGTCAAACTGTGAAGCAGACATgacatcaaatatatatatatatatatttatttaaattagagtttttttttgtaaatgtttagaataaaaacataaatagaaTGTGAGAAGAGAAGTGAAaggagaaaaaaacaaatttctaaagaaaaaatagaaaagtaatGTAAATAAATCTTGACCTACATGAAAACATTGAAATTTCACAATGATGTCAATTATGTCATGAAAAAGTCATGTTCTAAGAAATGAAAAGTTATCATGGCTCTAAGTTCATAGGAAATTTgacaattatttcaaaatatataagtaatctttgcaaaactaatattttgtcttaaaaTACCATGGCAAAAATAATTTCCAATTCTCTTCCTTCATTCTCTACGGCCACGATTCCCAACGTACAAACCACCTTCATTCTCCCTCAGCGCAACGAGGCCCCCGGCAACGTCGTCCAAGCAAATGTCGCCGAGATGTCTACTTCTTCTGCTTCCCCTCTTCCCGACTTCTGCTATCCCTCCACGAACTGAACCACCCCTGCACTCTAGCCCCCGCCGATAGGGGTGGCCAAAAAATCCGATCCGAAAGATCCGATCCGTTGATACGGCCGATCCGATCCGAAAAAATCCGTATCCGATGGATCGGATTCGGATATCGATCcgatccgatatttttaccggatttccggatcggatacggatcgggCAAAAAAGATTTCGGATATCCGAAGCCGATCCGgtcatttttaaaagttattaaataaacaaacccaaacaaaaatataattaattaaatacaaacccaaccaaaaatctctctcttcctatattttttttcatgtttctttttacaaacccaaataaaaatattattaaacaattacaaactaaacaaaaatctatctcttcctttcttttctttacaaacccaaacaaaaatacaaaatctctctctttcttatgttttctcccattttcctttacaaacccaaacaaaaatatgtctctttcatttgtttttcttcccatttccctttagatatgttctcaaatcgtcattattcaaaattaaaatccttaatagaacaatttcaattttctaacatatgaaaaaaattaaaacatgaaaaaaaaatcggATCAGCGGGTATCCGACTGACCGATCCGATCCGATCCGgtattttcggatcggatagtggtcggatatcggatcggatacggatcgcaatttttgaaaaaattaaaagcgGATATCCGATCCGAAATACCGGATCGTATCCGATCCGTAGGTTTGGCCACCCCTACCCGCCGATGTGTAAGTTtcatattgatattattatagcTGAAAACAGTTTATTGATTGTTATAGCTGGCATTTAGCGCAAGCTAAAATGCATTTTGCGCAAGCGAAAATGCATTTTCTGTCTGCGTAAAATTCAGTTTCGTCTACGAAAAATGCAATTGATGGCACAAATTCAAACTGCCAGTATATAATTGATGATGG from Impatiens glandulifera chromosome 5, dImpGla2.1, whole genome shotgun sequence includes:
- the LOC124937987 gene encoding protoporphyrinogen oxidase 1, chloroplastic — encoded protein: MATSVSISYFNTYPCTHSTTNRVFLPANIRSSSFYSPTSFTNLPISLLWNGHFRPRKPRCSIAEDSSISSSNFGAQLSDNGQSVLDCVIVGGGISGLCIAQALATKHAGTAPNFLLTEANARVGGNIITVEKDGFMWEEGPNSFQPSDSMLTMVVDSGLKDDLVLGDPNAPRFVFWDGKLKPVPSKPTDLPLFDLMSFGGKLRAGFGALGFRPSPPDHEESVEEFVRRNLGDEVFERLIEPFCSGVYAGDPSKLSMKAAFGKVWKLEQNGGSIIGGVFNTIQKKSNAPKIPRDTRLPKIKGQTVGSFRKGLSMLPNAIFKRLNDKVKLSWKLSSIVKLNNHKYSLTYETPEGSVSLLSRSVVMAVPSYVASNLIQPLSAAAADALSKFYYPPVAAVSISYPKEAIRTECLIDGELKGFGQLHPRSQGVETLGTIYSSSLFPNRAPPGRILLLNYIGGATNPGILSKTESQLVESVDRDLRKILINPNAKEPLVLGVRVWPKAIPQFLVGHVDILEAAKAALNNHDLKGVFLGGNYVSGVALGRCVEDSYEIAAQVSQFLSAVSVS